The following are encoded in a window of Novosphingobium sp. CECT 9465 genomic DNA:
- a CDS encoding ParB/RepB/Spo0J family partition protein — protein MSRRSLIGEALASPAPDQPSAPEAKEATGAAASRNFTTRRLEGFTEAARMVKRPTIRLKPAECLIWPGNARDYERLTEPRLRSLIESIQAENGNRIPVVVRRKQQGEQQYELIIGTRRHWAVAWLNANHYPDIELVAIIEDLDDEAAFRLADIENREREDISDLERGLNYKAAVDTYYDGLQARLAERVKISKSTLARYIGLTEIPQTIVSAFASPMELQVRYGDKLLPAIRNPSLRPRMEEAAKQIAAEQSFRQSGDEEPISGPQVVIRLLKAVSGRPGRVQKAVIEAAGSSIGVIEKDRARGLTITINPTDLSADEILDALRPLIEKAKILKRPAR, from the coding sequence ATGAGCCGTCGTTCATTGATTGGCGAGGCCCTCGCCTCCCCTGCCCCAGACCAACCCTCTGCCCCCGAAGCAAAAGAAGCTACAGGGGCAGCTGCATCGCGCAATTTCACAACACGTCGGCTTGAAGGCTTCACGGAAGCAGCGCGGATGGTCAAGCGCCCTACCATCCGGCTCAAGCCAGCAGAATGTTTGATCTGGCCGGGGAACGCCCGTGACTACGAACGGCTCACCGAGCCCCGTTTGCGTTCTCTGATTGAATCGATCCAGGCAGAGAATGGGAACCGCATCCCAGTAGTCGTGCGTCGAAAGCAGCAAGGTGAGCAGCAATATGAGCTGATCATCGGCACCAGGCGCCACTGGGCTGTCGCGTGGCTCAACGCGAATCACTATCCGGACATCGAACTCGTCGCGATCATCGAAGATCTCGATGACGAAGCTGCGTTCCGCCTTGCTGACATCGAGAACCGCGAAAGGGAAGACATCTCAGACCTGGAGCGCGGTTTGAACTACAAGGCGGCAGTCGATACTTATTACGATGGCCTTCAGGCCCGGCTTGCCGAACGCGTGAAGATTTCGAAATCCACTCTCGCTCGGTACATTGGCCTAACAGAGATTCCGCAAACAATCGTAAGCGCATTTGCCTCGCCAATGGAACTTCAGGTCCGGTACGGTGACAAGCTTCTTCCAGCCATACGCAACCCATCGCTGCGCCCCAGAATGGAGGAAGCAGCAAAGCAAATCGCTGCGGAACAAAGTTTCCGGCAATCGGGAGACGAAGAGCCAATTTCCGGCCCTCAGGTTGTTATCCGTCTGCTCAAGGCAGTTTCAGGCAGGCCTGGCCGTGTCCAGAAAGCCGTAATTGAAGCCGCAGGATCGTCCATTGGTGTCATCGAAAAAGATCGTGCACGAGGACTCACGATAACGATCAACCCCACTGATTTGAGCGCTGACGAAATCCTCGATGCATTGCGCCCTCTGATTGAGAAGGCGAAGATTCTAAAAAGGCCTGCCCGATGA
- a CDS encoding helix-turn-helix domain-containing protein — translation MALAAKNSTESFSSAFAPADVALDRLDALLPSDDPVATLLDLIAVLRTKEIDFLEGGSEIVEFEGIAITRPAPRGAAWAASLAVAMRPHLFGLGSPPIALAGVLPCALFREIQEDPLPALLQSALGTACDHAADDLYTLHGALARGDAVLADRNASSTAPQAWLVIRGLGPLTRAELARALGVTKRTASLAVSTLEQLDLVRLRPADNSIFPVRH, via the coding sequence ATGGCACTTGCCGCCAAAAACAGCACAGAGAGTTTCTCCAGCGCCTTTGCCCCCGCCGATGTCGCGCTGGACCGCCTTGATGCACTGCTTCCCAGCGATGACCCCGTGGCCACCCTGCTCGACTTGATCGCAGTGTTGCGGACCAAGGAGATCGATTTTCTGGAAGGCGGCAGCGAGATCGTCGAGTTCGAGGGGATCGCAATCACCCGCCCAGCGCCGCGTGGAGCTGCGTGGGCCGCATCGCTGGCCGTCGCCATGCGCCCACACCTGTTCGGGCTTGGTTCGCCCCCCATCGCGCTCGCAGGGGTTCTGCCGTGTGCGCTGTTTCGGGAGATACAGGAAGATCCCCTTCCCGCCCTACTGCAGTCGGCACTCGGGACTGCCTGCGATCATGCCGCGGATGATCTCTACACTTTGCATGGCGCATTGGCGCGGGGTGATGCAGTGCTCGCTGATCGAAATGCTTCGTCGACTGCGCCACAGGCCTGGCTTGTCATCAGGGGACTTGGTCCCCTCACCCGCGCAGAACTGGCGCGTGCGCTTGGTGTAACAAAACGCACTGCGTCGTTGGCAGTGTCAACTCTTGAGCAACTGGATCTCGTACGTTTGCGACCCGCCGACAACTCGATCTTTCCGGTACGCCACTGA
- a CDS encoding replication initiator protein A: protein MFFTLPDFSDISLRDYQETMQRPFFSLSKKKRLKPIEYLSPDKSVTVHVSANPAYGMATIWDADIMIYLASHLNELRERGDNDLSPTIRVQPGDLLKRICWGVSGRAYERLIAALDRLQATTIKTNIRANSKSRETTFSWIDSYTHLVDERTQRSLGMEITLSKWFFDGVMDKRNVLAISPLYFEITSGLGKWLYRAARKHAGGNGPEGFTIGFETLHQKSGSESSLPSFKNKILELARANNLPDISLEVIGAETPRPKLKMVMRRHLEKPSGKTGESGSVTTESRAQRSQQASLPKASKVSPPQEFVDPALVRKLLATTSASLRPEQQADASAEMANNASQSQSRRRGGGAQDTLDPEIYQAIRAECPGWDLDALMRQFDSFLNSNPHELPRNYSKRFYGFIKKHHERNKHTLPGF from the coding sequence ATGTTCTTCACGCTGCCTGATTTCAGCGATATCTCGCTGCGGGACTATCAGGAGACCATGCAGCGCCCTTTCTTCAGTCTTTCGAAGAAGAAACGCCTGAAACCCATTGAGTACCTCAGTCCGGATAAGTCCGTCACCGTGCATGTGTCAGCCAACCCAGCCTATGGCATGGCGACCATCTGGGATGCAGATATCATGATCTATCTGGCGTCCCACCTCAACGAACTGCGCGAGCGGGGAGACAACGACCTGTCGCCGACCATTAGGGTTCAACCTGGCGATCTTCTCAAGCGAATCTGCTGGGGTGTAAGTGGGCGCGCCTATGAGCGTCTGATCGCAGCCCTTGATCGTCTTCAGGCCACGACGATCAAGACGAACATCCGAGCGAACTCTAAATCCCGCGAGACCACATTTTCGTGGATCGATAGCTATACTCATCTCGTTGATGAACGAACCCAGCGTTCGCTCGGAATGGAAATCACGCTTTCCAAGTGGTTCTTCGACGGCGTCATGGACAAGCGAAATGTCCTTGCGATCTCGCCTTTGTATTTCGAGATAACGAGTGGACTCGGGAAATGGCTCTACCGCGCAGCTCGCAAGCACGCTGGTGGCAATGGTCCGGAAGGTTTCACGATTGGCTTCGAAACTCTTCATCAGAAAAGTGGTAGCGAGAGCTCCCTGCCCTCGTTCAAGAATAAAATTCTCGAACTGGCGCGAGCCAATAACCTCCCGGATATCAGTCTGGAAGTCATTGGGGCAGAGACACCGCGTCCAAAGCTGAAGATGGTGATGCGTCGCCATCTCGAAAAGCCTTCCGGGAAAACCGGCGAAAGTGGCTCTGTCACCACGGAGAGCAGAGCACAGCGCAGTCAGCAGGCATCTCTCCCAAAGGCCTCCAAGGTCAGCCCTCCGCAGGAATTCGTTGATCCTGCCCTCGTGCGCAAACTCCTTGCAACAACGAGTGCGAGCCTGCGCCCCGAACAACAAGCCGATGCTTCAGCAGAAATGGCCAACAACGCAAGCCAATCTCAGTCACGACGAAGGGGAGGGGGGGCTCAGGACACACTCGATCCCGAAATCTATCAGGCCATCCGTGCTGAATGTCCTGGTTGGGATCTCGATGCCCTGATGCGGCAATTCGATTCCTTTCTGAACAGCAATCCGCATGAGTTGCCAAGGAACTACTCGAAACGGTTCTACGGCTTCATTAAGAAGCACCATGAGCGCAATAAGCATACGCTTCCCGGCTTTTAA
- a CDS encoding WGR domain-containing protein translates to MWLEAKYPALNVARRYVISRSQDLFGVSIVELTWGRIGTRGQGKRLSFADAADAADAEHFIAGLLRRRASATRRIGVPYREVHRT, encoded by the coding sequence ATTTGGCTAGAAGCCAAATATCCTGCTCTCAATGTTGCAAGGCGCTACGTTATATCTCGAAGCCAGGACCTGTTCGGGGTTTCGATCGTCGAACTGACTTGGGGCAGGATAGGCACGCGAGGGCAGGGCAAGCGGTTGTCGTTTGCGGACGCTGCTGACGCTGCTGACGCAGAACACTTTATCGCTGGCCTCCTGCGCCGCCGGGCAAGCGCAACACGACGGATTGGTGTTCCCTACCGCGAAGTGCATCGTACCTAA